The following nucleotide sequence is from Flavobacteriales bacterium.
CTTCTTGTTCGATGTATTCAGCCAGTTCAGAGCTTATGTAGCAAGATCCATTATCACTGAGCAATCGTGGTCGATTAGATTTATCCAGTCCTGTTTTTCCTAATGCACAATCTATGGTTCTGGCTACACCCTCTGTCTGCATGTTAGAACAGAGTTCCCAGTGTACTATGTAGCGACTGTAATCATCTAATATTGTTGAGAGGTAGTACCATCCCCATCCAAGTATATTGAAGTAGGTAAAGTCGGTTTGCCACATCTGATTAGGTCGAACTGTCTTGTCTTTAAACTTACTGTCCAGTCAAATGTAGGAACTTCATTTTAAGTATTCGATAAACACTACTCTCCGATATGTAATATTGTTTAACCTCTATCATTCTGTAAGCTAATTATCTTGGAGATAGTTCTGGTATGTCAAGAGCCATTGTTACAACCTCATTGCGAATGTTATCCGGTATTCTATTCCAGCAATTGTTATCTGCACGAGGTCTAGGAGCAAGGCCATCATAACCTTGCTCTTTATACCTGCCGTACCAACTGTAAAAGGTGCTCTTATGGATGCCTAATTCTCGTAAAGTTCTATTGGGCCCTATCTCAGAGGCTTCCACAATTCGGATGATTTCATATTTCTCTGCTTGAGTAAATCGCATGTACTTCTTGAATGTTATTCTAGACCACTCAAGCTTTTTTTAAGCACGCGATTACTCAAAGTAAGTTCTGCTACTACTTCCTTTAGATCATGGTTCTCCTTTCGAAGATTAGTAACCTCTTCCGTATTAGCTTCTCTTTTGAGTATCTCCTAAAAGGCGTCTCTTTCCTGCTTCGATAAAGTTCTTACTCCAACGATAATACAATGCTGGAGCTATTCCTTCGGTTCTACATATTTCCGATATAGATTTTTCACCCTTTAGGCCTTCTAAAATTATTCTGATCTTCTCTTCTGATGAGAACTTTCTACGTGTTTGACGTCGAATGTCCTTAACTACAGCTTCTGCTGACTTCTTTTTTTGGTCTTCCCATTATTATACATTTAAAGGTTTTTAAAGTTCCTCAAAGCTGCTTTGAAGGTATTAATACTATCACTTAACTTTATCCCTTTAGTGGTACCCTTTGGTCTGACTTTTTACATGCAATCTTGAAGGAGAGAGCGAGAATAAAGCGGATTACCCTGCACAATAGAAGGCTAGAATACAAACAATTGAAAATGAAAGAAAAGCCAGAAATTTAGAAAAAAAAGTAATTCTGAATTATCATGAAACACTCACTAAGGAAAAGTTCACTTTAGTTTGAAGATTTACATTATATGGTTATTGAAATCATTGTCAGTTCGAGTGATTCCGACAATTTTATGTCGGGATTGTATCAAGAATTAAATGATTTTGGCAAAATACTGAATGTGAAAAACTCTGTTCTCGATACAATCCTGACAACTGCGTGTCAGGATCACTCGAACTGACAGTTTTTTAATATTCAAATTTATTTCCCTCTGAACTAGGGTGCCTTTTTGTTTTTGGCATATATTGAGTATTAGCGGTTTGTCAATATTTAATTAGCGACTGTTAATAGTGTTACCCATATTAAATATGTATTTTAGATACTTCTCTCTATATTAGAAATAATAAAACCAACTACATGATTAAAAACAAAACGATTAAGTCTGTTGCAATTAAATTAATTGGAGCATGCATACTTACGCTTTTTGGCTTTTCTAGCCAGGCGCAATGTCCTCAGGGGACTTTAGGTGGAACCTACGATGGGAGTGGACTAGTATTAAATGTTCCTCAAAATATTACGACAACGGCAACTGGCGGCACCTATTTCTCGGTCTCGGGTTTAATAGCTGGTAACGAATACCAAATTACAAGTTGTGGTTCGGATGTGCCTTCTGGGTTGAATGTATACCTAGGTGGATTTTCAACAGGAAACGATGAAACCAGCTGTGGAGGAACAGATGGTTTACTTGATCTAACAGTTCCTATTGCAACTACATACGCTGTGCAAGTTAATAGTGATTTATGCGGTAGCCTGGGTACGGCAATGGTAATTACAATAGAACTTACTGTAAGCTCTGCATGTACTTTGGCTTCGACAACCGTTGGTACTGATGCATTGTGTAATGGTGATGCTACTGGAGGCGCCACGGTAACCGCAACAGGAGGAACAACACCTTATGCTTATAATTGGGCTGGTAGTGAGACAACAGCAAGTGTTACTGGTTTGGCAGCTGGTACATATGGTGTTACTGTTTTGGATGCAAATGCATGCGCGTCTACTTCTACAGTTATAATTAATGAGCCAACTCAAATGGTTTTATCTACGACTTCTACAGATGCATTATGTTTTGGCTCTACGGATGGAATGGCAACAGCTGTGGTAAGTGGAGGTACAATGCCATATTCATATACTTGGGATAATGGCGCAAATGGTTCTACGATTTCAGGGTTAGCTGCCTCAACATATACTCCAACATGTACTGATTCTAATGGATGTTTGGTTTCGGCTTCGGTAGTTGTTAATGAGCCTAGTGAACTTACTTCTGTAATGACATCGGTGAATGTTGTTTGTAATGGAAATTCGGATGGAGCTGCTTCCGTTTTAGGTTTAGGCGGAGTAGGAA
It contains:
- a CDS encoding SprB repeat-containing protein produces the protein MIKNKTIKSVAIKLIGACILTLFGFSSQAQCPQGTLGGTYDGSGLVLNVPQNITTTATGGTYFSVSGLIAGNEYQITSCGSDVPSGLNVYLGGFSTGNDETSCGGTDGLLDLTVPIATTYAVQVNSDLCGSLGTAMVITIELTVSSACTLASTTVGTDALCNGDATGGATVTATGGTTPYAYNWAGSETTASVTGLAAGTYGVTVLDANACASTSTVIINEPTQMVLSTTSTDALCFGSTDGMATAVVSGGTMPYSYTWDNGANGSTISGLAASTYTPTCTDSNGCLVSASVVVNEPSELTSVMTSVNVVCNGNSDGAASVLGLGGVGSYTYAWNTGGMTANESSLSAGTSIVTTTDGNGCQDVNSVVITEPSALIVDTLSVTNATCGGSNGSVSVSGFGGVAPYSYNWSNGENTATINGLAVGIYTYTAMDANGCTDVNMIMISDAAAAIISVSSTTDLM